The Methanobrevibacter millerae genome includes the window GCATGTATCCCAATTTCAATGTATCAGGCATCATCCTCAAGTATAGACTGTATGATTATAGGTTTGAGTATATTAATCATATCTTATTTTATTTACATGTGCAGAGCACAGGACAATTCTCTCACAATAAAAAATATTGCTGTATTCAGTATCATCTGTCTGTTATTGGGACTTTGTAAACTGCCTTATCTTGCATTTGTAATATTGTTGTTATTTGTTCCTTCCAAAAAATTTGAAAAGGACAAGAAGCATAATTTGCCGATACTTTTGCTTTCAATTGCGATAGTCACTGTAATTGGAATATTGTGGAGCAGGTATTCAGCTCCAACGTTATTGCATTCATGGAGATCATCCCATAACTTGATTAATTCAACAATGCAGTTTAATCATGTTATTCATCATCCTTCAAGTATTTCAAAATTCTTTTATAATATTGTTTTCATTGAAATACCTAATATGATGACTGGTGTATTCAGTTTCTTTGGTGCTCATCAGTTCCATCATTATGCTGACAGGTATCATTTTATAACCGCAATTCTTTTAATATATTTGGCTTTTGTATTATGGGCTTATCCAAGAAATGTCAAATTTGAATTAAAAACAAAATTGGGTTCATTGTTTACTGTTATTGTAATATATGTTGGAACTTGCTTTATCCAGCTTCTGACATGGGCAAGTGTCGGCTATTTCAATTTGGGTATAAGCACAAGGTATTTCATTCCATTGTTCTGTCTTTTCCCAATTGTAATATGGTTTAAAAAGATTCCATTTGATGCAGTTAAGTTTGATAGGTATGCGATGGTATTCATGATAGCATTTATGGCTGTATTTATCATATCATTTGCAACAAAATATTATTGGGTAATTTAATGTTTAGTGATAATCATGTCAAATTTGAATTTTGAAGAGGAAAGAATCTATTTCACTCCAATAATTCTTTATACTGACTATATCAATCTGCAATTCAACAAGTATCTAAAGGAAAATTTTAAAAACATCACGCCACGTGATTTCACATACTTATCCAATATTTTTTATCATCAAAACGTTTCCCAAAGGCAACTCGCTGAACTTTTATATGTTTCAGAGTCTAATGTTGCACAGATTGTAAAGCGGCTGGAGAATAATGGACTTATTTTTAGGACTTGTGATGCTAATAATAAAAGTAAAAAAGTTCTTAATTTAACTGAAAAGGGAAAATTAATTGTTTTTTCTGTTTTAAAGGATATTTATGAATGGGAAGCTTCTTTTTTTGATAAGTATGATGATGTTGACATAGAAAAGTTCAAAAGAATCATGTATGAATATTCTCAAAAATCAGGATATCCCTAAAAAAATTTATATATTATTCAAAATATAATTCGTATTAAGACTTTAGAATCTTAAGTCTTAATTATAAAGGTGAAAATATGGCTGATAAAGAAAAAACTATTGAAGCATTACAAGCTATTGTAACTGGATTATCTGCAAATTCATTTGGACACAGAATTCAAGCAAAAATATTTGCTGGATTAGGATTTCAATCATTAGGAGACAAATATATTGCACATGCAACCGAAGAAATGGATTTTGTTGAACAGTTCATGGATCGTATTTTAGATTTAGGTGGAGAAATCAAACAGGAAGCACAGGAAGCCAAACCAATTTACACAGATATCGTAGAATTCATTGAAGCAGATTACAAAGTATCTGTTGAAGGTATTGCAGTTGTAAATAAAATGATGGATTCCGGAATCTTTGATGCAACAACTTATGATTTAATGAAAGTATATCTCAAGGATGAAGAGGAAGACATGTACTGGAGTGAGCAGCAACTAG containing:
- a CDS encoding DUF2142 domain-containing protein yields the protein MGSLANFEIKSTFNDYKDMLFKSKKYWLIYLVLIIVLGITTMNRYDVLNQHFVLLTFALVAILGVFSIVFYFLHDSDEEFYKVAFVIILIFGIMATLILPICDVSDEIEHLARAEITSQGVIIPHWTGEEMGVEGLYNHTEGERISSEKNAGAGFHSFKSYKFFSDSLGKTVFQTSHDMDKINNGDLIIESAFEQNPFFGYLPQAIGIFLAKFLDLNIIWVLWLARMCNLIFYAGIVSFAIKKTPALKLPLLAVACIPISMYQASSSSIDCMIIGLSILIISYFIYMCRAQDNSLTIKNIAVFSIICLLLGLCKLPYLAFVILLLFVPSKKFEKDKKHNLPILLLSIAIVTVIGILWSRYSAPTLLHSWRSSHNLINSTMQFNHVIHHPSSISKFFYNIVFIEIPNMMTGVFSFFGAHQFHHYADRYHFITAILLIYLAFVLWAYPRNVKFELKTKLGSLFTVIVIYVGTCFIQLLTWASVGYFNLGISTRYFIPLFCLFPIVIWFKKIPFDAVKFDRYAMVFMIAFMAVFIISFATKYYWVI
- a CDS encoding bacterioferritin — protein: MADKEKTIEALQAIVTGLSANSFGHRIQAKIFAGLGFQSLGDKYIAHATEEMDFVEQFMDRILDLGGEIKQEAQEAKPIYTDIVEFIEADYKVSVEGIAVVNKMMDSGIFDATTYDLMKVYLKDEEEDMYWSEQQLDLCKMIGKQNYLTQLLINDQALTE
- a CDS encoding MarR family winged helix-turn-helix transcriptional regulator yields the protein MSNLNFEEERIYFTPIILYTDYINLQFNKYLKENFKNITPRDFTYLSNIFYHQNVSQRQLAELLYVSESNVAQIVKRLENNGLIFRTCDANNKSKKVLNLTEKGKLIVFSVLKDIYEWEASFFDKYDDVDIEKFKRIMYEYSQKSGYP